GCCGTTTCAATCCACGCCCCCGCGCGGGGGGCGACCCCGTTGCTCGCGCAGCTCGCCGACGACAAGCGAGTTTCAATCCACGCCCCCGCGCGGGGGGCGACACAGGCCTTCACGTATTGCTGCCGGCGCGACAGCGTTTCAATCCACGCCCCCGCGCGGGGGGCGACTGCGGTGTCTCAGCACCGCGTCGTGCCTGCGAAATCTGGGCCTGCTGCGCGAACCCGTACTTTCCGGCCCGTTGTTTCCGAAGTCAGACAAGCCGCATTCAGAAATCACCTGGATCTACGATGAGATACGCCCCCGCGAACCTCCCGGAGTTTTGGTGTCAGCTTGGGGTTCGCGCTGCTAGAAAACAAGGGGACCCTCCTGATCGAGGGTTGGCTTGGCGCCCACATGCTCTACGCGATGTTTCCAGTTGGCACCGAGGAAGTAGAACCGCAAGCTATCCTTTTCTGGATTCATCTTCTCTATGAGCTTGTTCCGCAAGCCCGCCCATTGGGCCGGATCCACGATGCACTCGAAGACCGAGTACTGGACCCGCTGGCCATAGTTCTGACACGTCTTTGCGATATGCCGCAGGCGCTTCCGGCCCTCCGCGTCCTGCGTGTTCACGTCGTAGCTTACCAACACGAACATTCCGTACCCTCACCGCCTGATGTAGGGCGGGTACCCGTCCAGATCCCCGCGGATATAGCGCGCGAGCAACAGCGCCTGCGCGTGCCAGAGGAGGCCGATAGGCATCTTCTCCTGAAGGAACGGGTGCTCCACCTCCTCCTGCTTCCGCTTCTGATAGGCGAGGATCACCTCCTTTCTGGTGTCATCTTCCATGAGAACGGCGCCGGACTCGCAGGTTTCGAATCCCTTTGCCTTTACCTGACCCAGGTTGATGAGCGACAGGGCTAACCGATCCGCCATCACGGCCCGGAACTCCTCCAGGATGTCCAGCACCAGCCCAGGTCTGCCAGGCCGATCACGGTGCAGGAAACCGACCGCGGGATCAAGCCCCACGCACTCAATCGCGGCCCGGATGTCGTGCAAAAGAAGTGTGTATAGGAATGAGAGTAGGCAGTTCGTCGGGTCGAGCGGCGGCCGACGATTGCGGCCCTTGAACCGGAACGCCTCATCGTCCGACGTGATTAGAGCGTTGAAAGCGCCGAAGTAGATAGCCCCGGCCTCGCCCTCGATGCCGCGGACTTCATCGAGTGAGAAATCCGGGCGCTCGAGTCGCCGCAGGCAGTCCGCCAGTCGCAAGGCCGCCGTACGCAATAGATCATCCCTCCCATCATCCCCGTGATCGCGGGCGGCCCGCAGCAGGACATTTCGGGAGTTGGCAAGCTTGGCGGTGAGCACGTATCGGGCCATATCCCCGCTTCGCTTCGAGTCGTCGGCCCACCGGTACTGCTCGCGGCGCAGGAGGACGTTGCCCGACACAGGACCCTGCACACGAGCCAGGAAGCGGCCGTTCTCCGCCAGAAACGATACGGCCACCCCGTGCTCCGCGCAGTGGCCCAGGAGGAACGGGCTGCACAAGACGTTTCCAAAACAGACGATCCCGCCCAGTGTGTGGATCGGGATAAGGGCTTTATTGACCCCGTCTACCCGCACCTGCACGCACTCGCCCTCTTTCGACAGGTACGTGCCCTGGGTTGTGACAAACAGCGTGTTCAGATGTTTCTTCATGGCTCTTCCAGGACCTTCGCCAGATACCGGGCCACCCGGTTTCCACGGCCGCCGACTTTTCGCGGGAGGCAGACCTCCACGAGCGAGCAACTGTCGCACTTGGGGGCGTACTCGGGAGGCGGCGTTCGCCCCTCTGCCAGCATCCGATGCACGGCTGCGGTGACCTCCTCGGTTTCCCGACGCAACGCCTCGGAGATCGACACGACCTCGCGACGCTGCTCCTTACCATAGAAGAGTGCACCCTCCGGAACCGAGACGTTCAGCATCTCCTCCAAGCACAGCGCCTGAGCGCAGAGCTGCACGCGGTCCCAATCCTCCCGCTTCCGTCTGCCGCGCTTGTGCTCTACGGGGTAGGGCACCCAGCGGCCGTCTGCCTGACGGTGGAACTCCACCACGTCGGCCTTGCCCACCAGCCCCAGCCGCAGGCATCGGATCGGCAGGGCGAAGACCCGCTTCACGTCCCGCCGCTTCTCCGCCCCGCCCTCATCCACCCGCTCGTGGAGAATCCGGCCCTCAGCCGTCAGCCTGTTCTCCTCCCAGATCTGCTCTATGTGAATGAGCGCGCAACGTCGCGGACAAAAGGAATAATGACTCAGCGCCGAGAGAGGGACCAAGTCCGCTTCTGGGAACAGGGTTGGCGGCAGAGTTTGATCTGCCATGGGACTACGCACCCGATCGCTCTGATTGTTCATATCAGGCAGGCCCCGGACTCCCAAACTTGACTTCAAGCTCCACACCGGGAGGCACGTTCCGGTGGTGTACATCTACGACGTAATCGGAGAACCTACGGGGCGCGTCAATGCCATCCTTCCTTCGGACGTCAATAATACGGCCGAGATCCAAGACCGCCTGTGCAGGACAGCAGCCCAGCTTCGCTTGGCGCGCTCGCTGCTCGGAATCGCCGTCAGTACCCACGTGTTTGAACACAAAGAGTCCTCGGATACCCATCACACCCTTGCTAGCCGAACGGTCGTGGTCATACATGCCGACGAGGGCGGCCCAAAGGATGTTGAGATCGTCCTCCGAGAAACCGGTACCGTGCGGCAACTGCGCTAAGTGGGCGCTGATGAATCCCTTGGTGACGTACAGACCATAGGGAATCAGGGCCTTTCGACCCATGGTGCGGAGTTTGTCCTCCGGCTGCTCCGCCTCCCAGCGAGCGTAGTCCTCGGATGTCTTAGCTCCCTTCACGTCTTCCGCCACTGCGCCCCGCGTCACGGAAAGGTCGAGGGGTAGCACCGGATCTACCGACCGCGCGAAAGAGAGCTGCACCGGACCCCTGACCTGACCGGCATTTGCCCCGGTGCTCATCACGGCCCCGAAGGTTCGGACATCGTAGAAAGTCTTGCACATCCACTGGCGGGCCTTTTCGACCTTGCTCTTCACAGCCCCCTTGGCGGTGTCAGGAGCGCCGCCAGTCTCTTCGTGAGCTTTAAGAATGGGGCGATTAAGGTTCGTACCATGCTCCACAAAGATCGCGTTCGGAGCCTTGTTCTCAAAAGCAGCTTGCACGTAGTTCCGGATGCGCCTCTTCAACGCGACATCTGAAACGAGACCCCGCATGTCTTCGGGATCAATGCGAGGCGCGTTACCGGCGTCAGGGTCGCCGTTCGGGTTCCCGTTCTCGCAATCAAAAAGATACAGAAACTCATAGCGGTTGTAGATGGGCTCAGACATTAGATTCCTCCTTTTTCTTTGCATTGTCGCCACGCTTCCCGGCACGGCTATGAGCGAGTTGCTGATAGTAACCAAGAGCAAACAGACTTTGCCCTTCCAGGTCGAGTGTCCGCGGTAGGCGCTCACCGATATGCCCCATCACTGCCGCGATCTCGTTCTCGTACCACCAGATGAGGCCCGGTTCGAGCTTGTTCAAGTGGTTCTTGGCGTTCGCTACGAGCCTCCCAATCATGAGGGCGGGCGCCTGGCTCGTGGCCGTGTAGTACCGCTGCACCACACCGGCGCCCACATCACCCAATGCGGAGCGCTGAAGGCCAGCCAGCACTGCAAGCAGCCGGCCGCAATGGTAGGCAGGGTTCGGATGGTCTTCGTTGAGGTACGGACTCATCGGGACACCTCCTTTCGGGTTGCGAATATGAAAGGCTTTGATCAAGCCCATGCGAGCGTGATTAGGAGACTGGCCGGTAACAAAATCCAATGAGGCGCGTCGTGTGGCCTGAGCAAGTAAGGTACTCGGAATTGCGCGTCCCCTACCACCGAGCGCCGCGTGGAGGAGTGAAGGCGCGGCAGATGGCGGGACCTCGTCCAACTCGCGAGCGAGAGCACCCACGACGGCAAGGAACTTAGGTGTGAACGCCGGGCCATGGCCTTCGCGATGGACGATTTCTAGGTCCTCAAACCATGCGGACACGTTAGTGATGAGTTCCTGGAATGGGCCCTCCATCCAACTTCTTATCATGACACGGCCAGCGGCCCCCGAAAGCGTCACGGCCAAGTAGCGGTTGGCAGACAGCCCCGGCCGCCGTCCGGCCTCAATAGCGTTGAGCAGTTCCCGCGCGGCTTGCTGCGCTGAACGCTCTTCTTGCTCGGGTGGTTCCACGAGCCAAGACACAGGGTCATCGGTCTCCGGGACCCTTTCTTTGAACCAATGGACCAACATGGCCGAAGGCAACTTCTTCTGGTGGTCTCGGATCAACGCATTGAGGGCCTCACGGTATCCCTTTGCGGCCGCCTCCGAGATAGCGGCGTTGGCCGACTGCTTAAGGCCGTATGAGGTGAACGAGTCCTTGTCGAAGCATACCAGCGCATCGCCAGCGGCGAGCCCTCCGACGCCAGCAAGGCCGCGGATCTTCTCGTGGGTCTTAGCCGGAACAACTGACTCCCCCGTGAGAAAGCAGATCATCTGCCCTTGCGGGGAACTCTTTGTTTCGACCTTGGCCCTCT
The Candidatus Methylomirabilis lanthanidiphila DNA segment above includes these coding regions:
- a CDS encoding CRISPR-associated protein Cas2, giving the protein MFVLVSYDVNTQDAEGRKRLRHIAKTCQNYGQRVQYSVFECIVDPAQWAGLRNKLIEKMNPEKDSLRFYFLGANWKHRVEHVGAKPTLDQEGPLVF
- a CDS encoding CRISPR-associated protein (Cas_Csd1), with the protein product MLHHLIEYAQRHGITAEPGFSPKDVRWAIVCDASGRFTEVIPLGEGKRGRPFSRCPDLTQPELVGGDQPRSHFLVETAEVVALHRKDDADKATLKKAEQKHTFFVEMLRSASDVMPELDLAARMLGDPEQLTHIRDHLNARKAKSTDKVTIYVRDGFPVESEAWHDWWRRFRVKLGDSPQKRAKVETKSSPQGQMICFLTGESVVPAKTHEKIRGLAGVGGLAAGDALVCFDKDSFTSYGLKQSANAAISEAAAKGYREALNALIRDHQKKLPSAMLVHWFKERVPETDDPVSWLVEPPEQEERSAQQAARELLNAIEAGRRPGLSANRYLAVTLSGAAGRVMIRSWMEGPFQELITNVSAWFEDLEIVHREGHGPAFTPKFLAVVGALARELDEVPPSAAPSLLHAALGGRGRAIPSTLLAQATRRASLDFVTGQSPNHARMGLIKAFHIRNPKGGVPMSPYLNEDHPNPAYHCGRLLAVLAGLQRSALGDVGAGVVQRYYTATSQAPALMIGRLVANAKNHLNKLEPGLIWWYENEIAAVMGHIGERLPRTLDLEGQSLFALGYYQQLAHSRAGKRGDNAKKKEESNV
- a CDS encoding CRISPR-associated protein Cas4, with translation MKKHLNTLFVTTQGTYLSKEGECVQVRVDGVNKALIPIHTLGGIVCFGNVLCSPFLLGHCAEHGVAVSFLAENGRFLARVQGPVSGNVLLRREQYRWADDSKRSGDMARYVLTAKLANSRNVLLRAARDHGDDGRDDLLRTAALRLADCLRRLERPDFSLDEVRGIEGEAGAIYFGAFNALITSDDEAFRFKGRNRRPPLDPTNCLLSFLYTLLLHDIRAAIECVGLDPAVGFLHRDRPGRPGLVLDILEEFRAVMADRLALSLINLGQVKAKGFETCESGAVLMEDDTRKEVILAYQKRKQEEVEHPFLQEKMPIGLLWHAQALLLARYIRGDLDGYPPYIRR
- a CDS encoding CRISPR-associated protein Cas4, whose amino-acid sequence is MNNQSDRVRSPMADQTLPPTLFPEADLVPLSALSHYSFCPRRCALIHIEQIWEENRLTAEGRILHERVDEGGAEKRRDVKRVFALPIRCLRLGLVGKADVVEFHRQADGRWVPYPVEHKRGRRKREDWDRVQLCAQALCLEEMLNVSVPEGALFYGKEQRREVVSISEALRRETEEVTAAVHRMLAEGRTPPPEYAPKCDSCSLVEVCLPRKVGGRGNRVARYLAKVLEEP